Proteins co-encoded in one Xiphophorus hellerii strain 12219 chromosome 10, Xiphophorus_hellerii-4.1, whole genome shotgun sequence genomic window:
- the cdc42ep4b gene encoding cdc42 effector protein 4 — protein MPILKQLTGNSNQSKRRSRADLTVEMISAPLGDFRHTMHVGRGGDAFGDTSFLSSRSGEPPRESHTKEGSPGPKPGFLSRTFRSSKRSQSVNRVDKYENITTLPSAATSLPYLNAESSDIGNQLPKSVSSSPMKTLVENKPMNGGAAMATVDAELDERNFGELKDLPPSMPKGGGMKKAESVMSFHIDLGPSMLGDILSVMEKKNWEEDDLGFEEGKGSEEHASPSHIPHIDDDDAEDWAPSRPPRSNYQLQQKVTADPYDPEISESERNNHHTDSCSVSSSGSEKPQYNLHDGDTNSVKYSSPHRDDDFDFMDQEDDEIRV, from the coding sequence ATGCCTATTCTGAAGCAGTTAACGGGCAACTCCAACCAGTCGAAGAGGAGGTCAAGAGCTGACCTGACAGTTGAAATGATCAGCGCTCCTTTGGGGGACTTCCGTCACACCATGCACGTTGGACGAGGCGGGGACGCCTTTGGAGACACTTCATTTCTCAGCTCCCGATCAGGGGAACCTCCAAGGGAGTCCCACACAAAGGAGGGCTCACCAGGTCCCAAACCAGGGTTTCTGTCCCGCACCTTCAGAAGCAGCAAGAGGTCCCAGTCTGTTAACAGAGTAGACAAGTATGAGAACATTACAACTCTGCCTTCTGCTGCCACATCTCTGCCTTACCTGAACGCTGAAAGTTCAGACATAGGCAACCAGCTGCCAAAAAGTGTCTCCTCCAGTCCTATGAAGACGCTGGTGGAAAATAAGCCGATGAACGGAGGGGCAGCTATGGCCACAGTGGACGCCGAGCTTGACGAACGAAACTTCGGTGAACTTAAAGACCTGCCTCCATCCATGCCAAAAGGAGGTGGGATGAAAAAAGCAGAATCCGTAATGTCCTTCCACATCGACTTGGGGCCTTCAATGCTCGGGGATATCCTCAGCGTGATGGAGAAGAAAAACTGGGAAGAGGACGACCTTGGCTTTGAGGAAGGCAAAGGTAGTGAGGAGCATGCATCACCATCCCACATTCCTCACATCGACGATGACGACGCAGAGGACTGGGCACCTTCAAGACCACCTCGTAGTAATTACCAGCTCCAGCAGAAGGTCACGGCGGATCCCTACGATCCGGAGATCAGCGAATCAGAAAGGAACAACCACCACACGGATAGCTGCTCTGTGTCCAGCTCTGGTTCTGAAAAACCTCAGTACAACCTCCATGATGGCGACACAAACAGTGTGAAGTACAGTTCGCCACACAGGGATGATGATTTCGACTTCATGGATCAGGAGGATGATGAGATTAGAGTCTAG